Proteins encoded in a region of the Sulfitobacter alexandrii genome:
- a CDS encoding amidase, giving the protein MDQDEEALLSAHGLSGGYGRVPILHGIDLDVAANEVVGVLGHNGMGKTTLLKTLMGFLPPTAGRVRFGQTDITRLPPNERGRLGLGYVPQGRGIFPQLSVRDNLRFAWHDYGAGTEAEVMESVLADFPRLTRLLDRDGGALSGGEQQLLSLARCLMGDPAFLLLDEPTEGIQPSIIEEMAETLLSLRDKRGLSILLVEQNFDFISDLSDRVLVLERGRITGTLSRADLSDRTKVDSFLGFGAARATRGGPGTTPGPARRAGQPDVPPPPDMRQPRAAPELPSTFASTVTSMTIRRPTLAQMRSMADRFGMSLSDADLQEYTEIIEPYMQAYDRLDAMPDNLPEVRYPRSPGHFPSPSENPMNAWYVKTEVRGAPDGRLRGKRIALKDTICLAGVPMMNGSSIMEGYTPEIDATIVTRMLDEGAVIAGKAHCENFCLSGGSHTNAKGPVHNPWKRGYMAGGSSSGSAALVAAGEVDMAIAGDQGGSIRIPSSNCGCYGMKPTHGLVPYTGAMGVEQTIDHLGPVTNTVADNALLLEVLAGEDGLDPRQYKPKVFSYTEALGRGAQGMRIGILKEGFGHPNSETDVDQKVLQAAERFRDLGARVEEVSVPEHHVAMDAWTAITLEGLQDGMMWGNSTGTNYRGLFLPSMTDHMAQWRGRADELSHSLKTCMFVGEHFQRQYRGRFYGKAQNIMRRCNDRYLAALKQYDLLLMPTLPIKPQPHPPADSSLSLYVQRAFEMVANTAPFNGGLPAMSLPCGLAEGLPIGMMLVGPHYGEMKIYQAAHAFEQSGDWRSM; this is encoded by the coding sequence ATGGATCAGGACGAAGAAGCGCTGCTGTCGGCCCATGGCCTTTCGGGCGGCTATGGCCGGGTGCCGATCCTGCATGGGATCGATCTGGATGTCGCGGCGAACGAGGTCGTCGGCGTGCTGGGGCACAACGGCATGGGCAAGACAACGCTGCTGAAGACGCTGATGGGGTTCCTGCCGCCGACCGCCGGGCGGGTCCGGTTCGGCCAGACCGACATCACCCGCCTGCCGCCCAACGAACGCGGGCGGCTGGGGCTGGGCTATGTCCCGCAGGGGCGGGGCATCTTTCCGCAGTTGTCGGTGCGCGACAACCTGCGCTTTGCCTGGCATGACTACGGCGCCGGCACCGAAGCGGAGGTGATGGAAAGCGTGCTGGCCGATTTCCCGCGCCTGACCCGGTTGCTGGACCGCGACGGCGGGGCGCTGTCGGGGGGCGAACAGCAGCTTCTGTCGCTGGCGCGCTGCCTGATGGGCGACCCGGCGTTCCTGCTGCTCGACGAGCCGACGGAGGGCATCCAGCCGTCGATCATCGAGGAGATGGCCGAGACGTTGCTGAGCCTGCGGGACAAGCGCGGTCTGTCGATCCTGCTCGTGGAACAGAACTTCGACTTCATCTCGGATCTGTCGGACCGGGTGTTGGTGCTGGAGCGGGGCCGGATCACCGGCACCCTGAGCCGGGCCGATTTGTCGGACAGGACGAAGGTGGACAGCTTTCTTGGCTTCGGCGCCGCACGCGCCACGCGCGGCGGTCCCGGCACCACACCCGGCCCCGCGCGGCGCGCGGGCCAGCCCGATGTGCCGCCGCCCCCAGATATGCGCCAGCCGCGCGCCGCGCCCGAGCTCCCCTCAACATTTGCATCAACGGTGACTTCAATGACCATCAGACGCCCCACCCTCGCCCAGATGCGCAGCATGGCCGACCGCTTTGGCATGTCGCTGTCGGACGCGGACCTGCAGGAATACACCGAGATCATCGAGCCCTACATGCAGGCCTATGATCGGCTGGACGCCATGCCCGACAACCTGCCGGAGGTCCGGTATCCGCGCAGTCCGGGGCATTTCCCGTCGCCTTCCGAGAACCCGATGAACGCATGGTACGTCAAGACGGAGGTGCGCGGGGCGCCGGACGGACGGTTGCGCGGCAAGCGGATCGCGCTGAAGGACACGATCTGCCTCGCCGGGGTGCCGATGATGAACGGCTCGTCCATCATGGAAGGCTACACGCCCGAGATCGACGCCACCATTGTCACCCGGATGCTGGACGAGGGCGCAGTGATCGCCGGCAAGGCGCATTGCGAGAACTTCTGCCTGTCGGGCGGATCGCACACCAACGCCAAGGGGCCTGTGCACAACCCGTGGAAGCGCGGCTACATGGCCGGCGGATCATCGTCGGGCTCGGCGGCGCTGGTGGCAGCGGGCGAGGTGGACATGGCCATCGCCGGGGACCAGGGCGGGTCGATCCGTATCCCGTCATCGAACTGCGGCTGCTACGGGATGAAACCCACCCACGGACTGGTGCCCTATACCGGCGCGATGGGGGTCGAACAGACCATCGACCACCTTGGCCCGGTCACGAACACGGTGGCCGACAACGCGCTGCTGCTCGAAGTGCTGGCGGGCGAAGACGGTCTGGACCCGCGCCAGTACAAGCCGAAGGTCTTCAGCTATACCGAGGCGCTGGGGCGCGGGGCGCAGGGCATGCGCATCGGCATCCTGAAGGAAGGCTTCGGGCACCCCAACTCGGAAACGGATGTAGACCAGAAGGTGTTGCAGGCGGCGGAGCGGTTCCGCGATCTGGGCGCGCGGGTCGAAGAGGTGTCGGTGCCCGAGCATCATGTCGCGATGGACGCCTGGACCGCGATCACGCTGGAGGGGCTACAGGACGGGATGATGTGGGGCAATTCGACAGGCACCAACTATCGCGGGCTGTTCCTGCCGTCGATGACGGACCACATGGCGCAGTGGCGCGGCCGGGCCGACGAGCTGAGCCATTCGCTGAAGACCTGCATGTTCGTGGGCGAACATTTCCAGCGCCAATACCGGGGGCGTTTCTACGGCAAGGCGCAGAACATCATGCGGCGCTGCAACGACCGCTATCTTGCCGCATTGAAGCAGTACGACCTGCTGCTGATGCCGACCCTGCCGATCAAGCCGCAGCCGCACCCGCCCGCCGACAGTTCGCTGAGCTTGTATGTTCAGCGGGCGTTTGAGATGGTGGCGAATACCGCGCCGTTCAACGGTGGCCTTCCGGCGATGAGCCTGCCCTGCGGCCTTGCCGAGGGGTTGCCCATCGGGATGATGCTGGTCGGACCGCACTACGGCGAGATGAAGATCTACCAGGCCGCCCATGCCTTTGAACAATCGGGCGACTGGCGCAGCATGTGA
- a CDS encoding ABC transporter substrate-binding protein, with translation MSLNRRELLGGAAALTTAGLLPRVALAADTIRLGSILDQSGPFDAYGKPMAMATQLAVAEINEAGGLLGREVEVVAYDTQSDMALYSQYAQQLTRQDRVDVVHGGILSASREAIRQTMRKTGTLYFYNVLYEGGVCDRNIFINGVTPAQQVEALVPYAMNNSGKKVYILAADYNYGQITARWIEKFVRDNGGEVVGTDFFPLDVSDFGSTIAKVQTAAPDLVIAPLVGGPHLSFFRQWAAAGMKDKIALASTTLGVGNEHKVLTPEEGNGIMCAYNYSQELDTPENREFMARWAAMFDGDQSMHEIAVSHYHGLHTWAEGVRKADSIEREAVIEALETGVSITGPGGKVTVDPQTHHAILDVHLMEMRDQKMAVIETLPQRAPIDTQAVCDLGANPDDNTQYEIEI, from the coding sequence ATGTCTCTGAACAGAAGAGAATTGCTTGGCGGTGCCGCCGCCCTGACCACGGCGGGCCTGCTGCCACGGGTGGCGCTGGCCGCCGACACGATCCGGCTGGGGTCCATCCTCGACCAGTCCGGCCCCTTTGACGCCTACGGCAAGCCGATGGCGATGGCGACGCAGCTTGCCGTGGCCGAGATCAACGAGGCCGGTGGCCTTCTGGGCCGCGAGGTCGAGGTGGTGGCCTATGACACCCAATCCGACATGGCGCTTTATTCGCAGTACGCGCAGCAACTGACCCGGCAGGACAGGGTCGACGTGGTGCACGGCGGCATCCTCTCCGCCTCGCGCGAGGCGATCCGCCAGACCATGCGCAAGACCGGCACGCTGTATTTCTACAACGTGCTTTACGAGGGCGGTGTCTGCGACCGCAATATCTTCATCAACGGGGTGACACCGGCACAGCAGGTCGAGGCGCTGGTGCCCTACGCGATGAACAACTCGGGCAAGAAGGTCTATATCCTCGCGGCGGATTACAATTACGGCCAGATCACCGCCCGCTGGATCGAGAAATTCGTGCGCGACAACGGTGGCGAAGTGGTGGGCACCGATTTCTTTCCGCTGGACGTGAGCGATTTCGGATCGACCATCGCCAAGGTTCAGACAGCCGCGCCCGACCTCGTCATCGCGCCGCTGGTGGGCGGGCCGCACCTGTCGTTCTTCCGCCAGTGGGCCGCGGCAGGCATGAAGGACAAGATCGCGCTGGCCTCCACGACGCTGGGGGTGGGCAACGAGCACAAGGTGCTGACCCCGGAAGAAGGCAACGGGATCATGTGTGCCTACAACTACAGCCAGGAACTGGACACGCCCGAGAACCGGGAATTCATGGCGCGGTGGGCGGCGATGTTCGACGGGGACCAGTCGATGCACGAGATCGCGGTGTCGCATTACCATGGCCTGCATACATGGGCGGAAGGCGTGCGCAAGGCCGACAGCATAGAGCGCGAGGCCGTGATCGAGGCGCTGGAGACGGGGGTTTCGATCACCGGGCCGGGCGGCAAGGTGACGGTCGATCCGCAGACCCACCATGCCATTCTGGATGTGCACCTGATGGAGATGCGCGACCAGAAGATGGCGGTCATCGAAACCTTGCCGCAGCGCGCGCCGATCGACACGCAGGCGGTCTGCGACCTGGGCGCGAACCCCGACGACAACACGCAGTACGAGATCGAGATCTGA
- a CDS encoding ABC transporter permease subunit — translation MTRTVAREVLLTLVVSALLIWILPMLIGTYTLTVLVIYGMLGLSLGLIWGFGGILCFGQAAFFGLGAYTYAIAAINIGESTLPMLLAVAVPAVFAALLGAMMFYGRLGDVYLGVITLVVTLILFKFVNSTAGPQYAIGNARLGGFNGIPGFQTLNVPGDPGAYIWGDPYFYVCAVALVIVFLLVTWLLRSSFGRVAVGIRENETRMGLMGYDVAARKTVLFAIGAAIAGLAGALFANWAEIVTPNLFSLGQSAEIIIWCIVGGLGTRIGPILGAAGLAYLKFLLGQQSLIDNTLITGLILVLFVLFLPRGLAPAVAALIRAVFGRAGRKPDLRRMRRVRHG, via the coding sequence ATGACGCGGACGGTTGCGCGCGAAGTCCTGCTGACGCTTGTGGTCTCGGCCCTGCTGATCTGGATCCTGCCGATGCTGATCGGCACCTATACGCTGACGGTGCTGGTGATCTACGGGATGCTGGGCCTCAGCCTCGGGCTGATCTGGGGCTTCGGCGGGATCCTGTGTTTCGGGCAGGCGGCGTTCTTTGGCCTCGGCGCCTATACCTACGCCATCGCGGCGATCAACATCGGGGAAAGCACCCTGCCGATGCTGCTGGCCGTCGCGGTGCCCGCCGTCTTTGCCGCGCTGCTGGGTGCGATGATGTTCTACGGGCGGCTGGGGGATGTCTATCTTGGCGTGATCACGCTGGTGGTGACGCTGATCCTGTTCAAGTTCGTCAATTCCACCGCCGGGCCGCAATACGCGATCGGAAACGCCCGGCTGGGTGGGTTCAACGGCATCCCCGGTTTCCAGACCCTGAATGTTCCGGGCGATCCGGGGGCGTACATCTGGGGCGATCCCTATTTCTACGTCTGCGCCGTGGCGCTGGTGATCGTGTTCCTGCTGGTCACGTGGCTGTTGCGGTCGTCCTTTGGGCGGGTGGCCGTCGGTATTCGCGAGAACGAGACCCGGATGGGGCTGATGGGCTACGACGTGGCGGCGCGCAAGACGGTGCTCTTCGCCATCGGTGCTGCCATCGCGGGGCTGGCGGGGGCGCTGTTCGCCAACTGGGCCGAGATCGTCACGCCGAACCTGTTTTCGCTGGGGCAGTCGGCCGAGATCATCATCTGGTGCATCGTCGGCGGGCTGGGCACCCGGATCGGGCCGATCCTTGGGGCGGCGGGGCTTGCCTATCTCAAGTTCCTGCTGGGCCAGCAGAGCCTGATCGACAACACGCTGATCACCGGGCTGATCCTTGTGCTTTTCGTGCTGTTCCTGCCACGTGGACTGGCGCCCGCCGTGGCGGCGCTGATCCGTGCCGTTTTTGGCCGCGCAGGGCGCAAGCCGGATCTCCGCCGGATGCGGAGGGTGCGGCATGGCTGA
- a CDS encoding NAD(P)-dependent oxidoreductase, with translation MQNIGLIGVGLMGHGIGRNIAAKGRALHFLHHAGNQPTGDLVALGATGHDSAASIAELCDTVILCVTGSPQVEDVLLGSGALLEALRPGSIVIDCSTATPASTRALAERLRSAGCSLVDAAMTRTPKEAEAGRLNLLVGGDTAAVTAVTPILETFAENIFLAGGSGSGHQLKLIHNIISLGTVTLIAEAAACALADGMDPEAMVDCLRKGGAGGVALERVAPFILEGDSSALRFSIANAHKDARYYTDMASDLGASRLVAEAVQRTLADLVEGGAGDAHVPEAIRLLQTRRS, from the coding sequence TTGCAGAACATCGGATTGATCGGCGTTGGCCTGATGGGCCACGGCATCGGCAGGAACATCGCAGCCAAGGGCCGCGCGCTGCACTTCCTCCACCACGCGGGCAACCAGCCGACCGGGGATCTGGTGGCGCTGGGGGCCACGGGCCACGACAGCGCGGCATCGATCGCCGAGCTTTGCGATACCGTGATCCTCTGCGTCACCGGCAGCCCGCAGGTCGAGGATGTCCTGCTCGGCTCCGGCGCGCTGCTTGAGGCGCTCCGCCCCGGCAGCATCGTCATCGACTGCTCAACCGCCACACCGGCCTCCACCCGCGCGCTGGCCGAACGGCTGCGGTCCGCCGGTTGCTCGCTGGTCGATGCGGCCATGACCCGCACCCCGAAGGAAGCCGAGGCAGGCAGGCTCAACCTGCTGGTGGGCGGCGACACGGCCGCCGTGACGGCGGTGACTCCGATCCTCGAAACCTTTGCCGAGAACATCTTTCTCGCCGGCGGATCGGGCAGCGGTCACCAGCTCAAGCTCATTCACAACATCATCTCGCTCGGCACCGTGACGCTCATCGCCGAAGCCGCGGCCTGCGCCCTCGCTGACGGGATGGACCCCGAGGCCATGGTGGACTGCCTGCGCAAGGGCGGCGCCGGAGGCGTCGCGCTTGAGCGGGTGGCCCCCTTCATCCTCGAGGGGGACTCGTCCGCGCTCCGTTTCAGCATCGCCAACGCCCACAAGGACGCGCGCTATTACACCGACATGGCAAGCGATCTGGGCGCGTCCCGACTGGTGGCCGAGGCGGTGCAGCGCACGCTGGCCGACCTTGTCGAGGGCGGCGCGGGCGATGCCCATGTCCCCGAAGCGATCCGGCTGCTTCAGACCCGCCGAAGCTGA
- a CDS encoding AMP-binding protein translates to MTILNESIAGRIQNFGLEDGVAETAADLAPQDGKSYAKGGAHPPLAFATIPQLLRDAVARYGPRDALVFPGSRLSYYDLDRAVDALASGLLAMGLTKGDRLGIWSPNRLEWVLTQFATARIGVILVNINPAYRLSELEYALNKVGCKALVLARSFKTSNYVEMLRALAPELDSSEKGRLRAARLPQLRHVVVMGDAADEKGVWSFGEVSNLGGPAQQLRLPEIDRTLQPDEAINIQFTSGTTGQPKGATLSHYNILNNGRFVTDRIRLTENDRLAIPVPLYHCFGMVMGVLGAVSKGAAMVFPGEAFDPDQTLDALAAESCTALYGVPTMFVAMLQKLDEVPRDLSSLRTGIMAGAPCPVDVMKRVNDRMNMKEVTICYGMTETSPVSFQSFVDDTLRQRCETVGRVHPHLEVKIVDEDGQIVPAGVQGELCTRGYSVMKGYWDDDARTAEAIRDGWMHTGDLAVLDEEGFCSITGRVKDMIIRGGENIYPREIEEFLYGHPDISDVQVFGIPDDRLGEEVCAWVIPRRNSALTPEAVVAHCQGNIAHFKVPRHVRIVEELPMTITGKPQKFVMRDRMVEELGQQGG, encoded by the coding sequence ATGACAATCCTGAATGAAAGCATCGCCGGTCGCATCCAGAACTTCGGTCTGGAAGACGGCGTGGCGGAAACCGCCGCCGACCTCGCGCCGCAGGACGGCAAATCCTACGCGAAAGGGGGCGCGCACCCGCCGCTGGCCTTTGCCACGATCCCGCAGTTGCTGCGCGACGCGGTCGCCCGGTATGGCCCGCGCGACGCGCTGGTCTTTCCGGGATCACGGCTGAGCTATTACGATCTGGACCGGGCGGTGGATGCGCTGGCATCCGGTCTGCTGGCGATGGGGCTGACCAAGGGCGATCGGCTGGGCATCTGGTCACCCAACCGGCTGGAATGGGTGCTGACCCAGTTCGCCACGGCGCGGATCGGGGTGATCCTTGTGAACATCAACCCGGCCTATCGCCTGTCCGAGCTGGAGTACGCGCTGAACAAGGTCGGCTGCAAGGCGCTGGTGCTGGCGCGGTCCTTCAAGACGTCGAACTACGTCGAGATGCTGCGCGCTCTCGCGCCCGAACTGGACAGCAGCGAGAAGGGCCGCCTGCGCGCCGCGCGCCTGCCGCAGTTGCGGCACGTGGTGGTGATGGGTGATGCGGCGGACGAAAAGGGAGTCTGGAGTTTCGGGGAGGTGTCGAACCTCGGCGGTCCCGCGCAACAGCTCCGCCTGCCCGAGATCGACCGTACGCTGCAGCCCGACGAGGCGATCAACATCCAGTTCACGTCGGGCACGACGGGCCAGCCCAAGGGGGCGACGCTGTCGCATTACAACATTCTCAACAACGGGCGTTTCGTGACCGACCGCATCCGGTTGACCGAGAACGACCGGCTGGCGATCCCGGTGCCGCTGTATCACTGCTTTGGCATGGTGATGGGCGTTTTGGGCGCGGTCAGCAAGGGCGCCGCGATGGTGTTTCCGGGCGAAGCCTTCGACCCCGACCAGACGCTCGATGCGCTGGCCGCCGAAAGCTGCACCGCGCTCTACGGCGTGCCGACCATGTTCGTCGCGATGCTCCAGAAGCTGGACGAGGTGCCGCGCGACCTGTCGTCGCTGCGCACCGGCATCATGGCGGGTGCCCCCTGTCCGGTGGACGTGATGAAGCGGGTGAACGACCGGATGAACATGAAGGAGGTCACGATCTGCTACGGCATGACCGAAACCTCGCCGGTCTCCTTTCAGAGCTTCGTGGACGACACCCTGCGCCAGCGGTGCGAGACGGTGGGCCGGGTCCATCCGCATCTCGAGGTCAAGATCGTCGACGAGGACGGCCAGATCGTACCGGCGGGGGTTCAGGGCGAACTGTGCACGCGCGGTTATTCCGTGATGAAGGGGTATTGGGACGACGACGCGCGCACCGCCGAGGCGATCCGCGACGGCTGGATGCACACGGGCGATCTGGCGGTGCTGGACGAGGAAGGTTTCTGTTCGATTACCGGGCGGGTGAAGGACATGATCATCCGCGGGGGTGAAAACATCTATCCGCGCGAGATCGAGGAGTTCCTGTACGGCCATCCGGACATCAGCGACGTGCAGGTCTTTGGCATCCCCGACGACAGGCTGGGCGAGGAGGTCTGCGCATGGGTGATCCCGAGGCGGAACAGCGCGCTGACGCCCGAGGCGGTTGTGGCCCATTGCCAGGGCAATATCGCCCATTTCAAGGTGCCCCGTCACGTGCGGATCGTCGAGGAATTGCCGATGACGATCACCGGCAAGCCGCAGAAGTTCGTCATGCGCGACCGCATGGTCGAGGAACTGGGCCAGCAGGGCGGGTAG
- a CDS encoding ABC transporter permease subunit yields the protein MDLSFVILVEILYAVASLVLISAGLAVVFGMMKVINLAHGEFMMMGGYVTITAVGLGVNVFVAMLVIAPLIVGLIGLVVERLVIRHLYGRLVDTMLATWGLSLVFIGLATMIFGNTTTGISTPIPGFAVGAYQINGYNFFIIVVSVLLVAGMYAVLRGTRGGLIARGTMQRADMAAALGYSPDRIYMATFFCGSALSGLAGAVLAPLVGLVPTSGGAYIAKAFITVIAGGPALIAGLVSSAASFGVVSQIFTFAMSPVIGEVALLVAAVILLRAMPQGITARLFRGKL from the coding sequence ATGGACCTGAGTTTCGTTATCCTTGTCGAGATCCTCTACGCGGTGGCATCGCTGGTGCTGATCAGCGCGGGCCTTGCGGTCGTGTTCGGCATGATGAAGGTCATCAATCTCGCGCACGGGGAATTCATGATGATGGGCGGCTACGTGACCATCACCGCCGTTGGGCTGGGCGTGAACGTGTTTGTCGCCATGCTGGTGATCGCACCGCTGATCGTGGGGCTGATCGGTCTGGTGGTCGAACGGCTGGTCATCCGGCACCTGTACGGGCGGCTGGTGGACACGATGCTGGCGACATGGGGTCTGAGCCTCGTGTTCATCGGACTGGCGACGATGATCTTCGGCAATACGACGACCGGCATTTCCACACCGATCCCCGGCTTCGCGGTCGGGGCCTACCAGATCAACGGCTACAATTTCTTCATCATCGTTGTCTCGGTGCTGCTGGTTGCCGGCATGTACGCGGTGCTGCGCGGCACGCGCGGGGGGCTGATCGCGCGGGGCACGATGCAGCGGGCCGACATGGCCGCCGCACTGGGCTACAGCCCCGACCGCATCTACATGGCCACGTTCTTTTGCGGCTCGGCGTTGTCGGGGCTGGCGGGCGCGGTGCTGGCGCCGCTGGTGGGGCTGGTGCCGACTTCGGGCGGGGCCTACATCGCCAAGGCGTTCATCACGGTGATCGCGGGCGGTCCGGCGCTGATCGCGGGGCTTGTCAGCTCCGCCGCGAGCTTTGGCGTCGTCAGCCAGATCTTTACCTTCGCCATGTCACCGGTGATCGGCGAAGTCGCGCTGCTGGTCGCGGCGGTGATCCTGCTGCGGGCCATGCCGCAGGGCATCACCGCCCGGCTGTTCAGGGGGAAGCTGTGA
- a CDS encoding LysR family transcriptional regulator: MNLRQIRHFVIVAEELHFARAAARLNMTQPPLSMSIRKLERSIGVALFDRSAKRVALTPAGAIWLEYARRLLAEAEAMPQIARRAARGETGVLRLSFVSIASFTLLPDLVCRYRRALPDVRVELREATSDVQLEGLRKGEIDAGIVIGPTGHFGGGLAHRPLLQEPLVAAVPAAWPVARHEDVDFAALADAPLILFPRHFAPSYHDAVAACYAGQGRSMRIHQEAIQIPTILGLVAAGMGMSLVPRSMLGMERSGVRYLSLKGTAPLIELCMVWRDDQSKPVLKSFLSLLDRDDRQA, translated from the coding sequence ATGAACCTGCGCCAGATCAGGCATTTCGTCATCGTTGCGGAAGAGCTGCACTTTGCCCGTGCCGCGGCCCGGCTGAACATGACACAGCCGCCGTTGAGCATGTCGATCCGCAAGCTGGAACGGAGCATCGGCGTCGCGCTGTTCGACCGGAGCGCCAAGCGGGTCGCGTTGACACCGGCGGGTGCCATCTGGCTGGAGTACGCGCGGCGGCTGCTGGCAGAGGCGGAGGCGATGCCGCAGATCGCCCGCCGCGCGGCGCGGGGCGAGACGGGGGTGCTGCGCCTGTCCTTCGTCAGCATCGCGTCCTTCACCCTGCTGCCGGATCTGGTGTGCCGCTATCGTCGCGCCTTGCCCGACGTGCGGGTCGAGCTGCGCGAGGCGACCAGCGACGTGCAGCTCGAGGGCCTGCGCAAGGGCGAGATCGACGCCGGTATCGTGATCGGGCCGACCGGACATTTCGGCGGCGGGTTGGCGCACAGGCCGCTCTTGCAGGAGCCGCTGGTGGCGGCGGTGCCGGCGGCATGGCCTGTCGCGCGGCATGAAGATGTCGATTTCGCGGCCCTTGCCGATGCGCCGCTGATCCTGTTTCCACGCCACTTCGCCCCCTCCTACCACGATGCCGTCGCGGCGTGCTATGCCGGGCAGGGCCGGTCCATGCGGATACACCAGGAAGCCATCCAGATACCGACGATCCTGGGACTGGTGGCGGCAGGTATGGGGATGTCCCTTGTGCCCCGTTCCATGCTCGGCATGGAACGGTCGGGCGTGCGGTACCTGTCGTTGAAAGGGACCGCGCCGCTGATCGAGCTTTGCATGGTCTGGCGCGACGACCAATCGAAGCCGGTGCTGAAGTCTTTCCTGAGCCTGCTGGACCGGGACGACCGGCAGGCCTGA
- a CDS encoding DMT family transporter: MTNTATEQPERTTSGIALMCAGVASLSANDALAKLLVEDHAPLQILFMRNVIALPFALALVLAIGGTGALRSHRPAAHLVRGVLWIAATILFFTSFRYLELAEATALIFVAPLFITALSALFLGEVVGRRRWLAVIAGFVGVLIVIRPGTAAFQPVSLLPVLTALIYALLMLSARWVDSRESVWTMLLYLTGTSAVLSALIVPFFWTPVRPENLWLFVAIALFGTAGMTMMTQAFRLAPAGIVAPLDYTGIVWATAFGWLIWREVPDAPAFIGAGVIICSGLFIIWREHRPAKPPGP, encoded by the coding sequence ATGACAAACACCGCCACGGAACAACCTGAACGGACAACTTCGGGAATCGCCTTGATGTGCGCCGGTGTCGCCAGCCTCAGCGCGAACGACGCGCTGGCGAAATTGCTGGTCGAAGACCACGCGCCCCTGCAGATCCTGTTCATGCGCAACGTGATCGCCCTGCCTTTCGCGCTGGCACTGGTCCTCGCGATCGGCGGCACCGGCGCGTTGCGCTCGCACCGGCCCGCGGCGCACCTTGTACGTGGGGTTCTGTGGATCGCCGCCACGATCCTCTTCTTCACCAGCTTCCGATACCTCGAACTGGCCGAGGCGACGGCGCTGATCTTCGTTGCCCCGCTGTTCATCACCGCCCTGTCCGCGCTGTTTCTGGGCGAGGTCGTGGGCAGGCGGCGCTGGCTGGCGGTCATCGCCGGTTTCGTCGGCGTGCTGATCGTGATCCGTCCCGGCACCGCGGCGTTTCAGCCGGTATCGCTGCTGCCGGTGCTGACCGCGCTGATCTACGCCCTGCTGATGCTCAGCGCACGCTGGGTCGACAGCCGCGAAAGCGTCTGGACCATGCTGCTTTACCTCACGGGCACCAGCGCCGTGCTGAGCGCGCTGATCGTGCCGTTCTTCTGGACCCCGGTCCGCCCCGAGAACCTGTGGCTCTTCGTCGCCATCGCGCTGTTCGGCACCGCGGGCATGACGATGATGACACAGGCGTTCCGCCTCGCCCCGGCCGGGATCGTCGCACCGCTGGATTACACCGGCATCGTCTGGGCCACCGCCTTTGGCTGGCTGATCTGGCGCGAGGTGCCGGATGCGCCCGCCTTCATCGGCGCGGGCGTCATCATCTGCAGCGGGCTGTTCATCATCTGGCGCGAACACCGCCCCGCCAAACCGCCCGGCCCCTGA
- a CDS encoding ABC transporter ATP-binding protein, protein MAETVLETHGLTMRFGGVTASDNVDFKLKSRELRCLIGPNGAGKSTFFKCVTGLLTPTEGHVFMRGQEVTGWQPHQIAALGVGIKTQTPNVLDALSVHENIWLAARRFHPVAEARARTDEMIARLALGNIARTPLGELAHGERQRVELGLVAVADPWLVLLDEPAAGMSAQDVERMTAIIHDLTRTAAVVIVEHDMQFIRAIADRVTVFHQGAVLMEDHVDRVMSDARVRAVYLGKKS, encoded by the coding sequence ATGGCTGAGACGGTGCTGGAAACCCATGGGCTGACCATGCGGTTCGGCGGGGTGACCGCAAGCGACAACGTGGACTTCAAGCTGAAATCCCGCGAACTGCGCTGCCTGATCGGGCCGAACGGGGCGGGCAAGTCGACCTTCTTCAAATGCGTGACAGGGTTGCTGACCCCGACGGAGGGCCATGTCTTCATGCGCGGGCAGGAGGTGACGGGGTGGCAGCCGCACCAGATCGCGGCGCTGGGAGTCGGGATCAAGACCCAGACGCCCAATGTGCTGGACGCGCTGAGTGTGCACGAGAACATCTGGCTGGCCGCAAGACGGTTTCATCCGGTGGCGGAGGCGCGCGCGCGCACCGACGAGATGATTGCGCGGCTGGCGCTGGGAAACATCGCCCGCACCCCGCTTGGGGAGCTGGCCCACGGTGAACGGCAGCGGGTGGAACTGGGGCTGGTCGCGGTCGCAGACCCTTGGCTGGTGCTGCTCGACGAACCCGCGGCGGGGATGAGCGCGCAGGATGTGGAACGGATGACCGCGATCATCCACGACCTGACCCGGACGGCGGCGGTGGTGATCGTCGAGCACGACATGCAGTTCATCCGCGCCATCGCGGACCGGGTGACGGTGTTTCATCAAGGCGCGGTCCTCATGGAGGACCACGTGGACCGCGTGATGTCCGATGCCCGGGTGCGGGCTGTCTACCTCGGGAAGAAAAGCTGA